The genome window GGCCTTTTCGTGCCGGCAAAAATACTTTCGCCCGGGCGGGGCACCCGGGCAGCCGGGGAACCGGGAGGATTCAGCCGGGCTGGCCGCCCTCGCCCCTCCTGCGCGCGTGCGAGAGGAGGTGGCGGAGCTCGGGCAGGATGATCTCCCTCACGGCGAGTGTCACGGCAGCCGGTGAACCCGGGAGGCAGAAGACGACCCTCTCCCCGCACGTCCCGGCAAGGGCCCTCGAGAGGATCGCGGACGTCCCCACCTCCGCGGCGCTCTTCTGCCTGAAGAGCTCGCCGAAACCGTCGATGACCTTGTCGAGGAGCGGCGCGATTGCCTCGATTGTGCAGTCGTCGGGGGAGATCCCCGTTCCCCCGTTGAGGATGATGCAGTTGCAGTCGCCGATCGCGGCGTGGAATTCGCGCCTGATGGCAACGATGTCGTCCTTCACGATCGCGTAGTGGGCGACCGGGATGCCCTTTTCCGAGAGGAGCGAGAGGATCGCTCCCCCGCTCCTGTCCGTCTCGCGGGTCCGGGAACTGGAGACCGTGATCACCGCGGCCCTCGCATCCACCGGTCTTTCGTGTTCTCTCTTCATCGCTCACTGGATCGTCTCCCCGGATGGATAAACGATTTTCCCCCTCCCCCTGCACGGCGCCCGCGTGCCCGGCCAGTTCTCCCCCCCCCGCATGCTGGGGAGATCCGCCCCACGGGGGTGGAGAGGCCATCGCCACCAAGCCAGTTTTGCCCTCCCCCTCGCGAACCCCTTCGTTTCCACTGGAAGGCAGCAGCCCCCGGTTCCCCCCGCGTGTGGTGCCCTCTCCGAGTGGAGACTTCCAGTGGAAACCCGCCGCCGCGTCATTCCCCAACGAACGGTTCTCCTCGCTGGACTCAATTCCCGTGACCCCGCGGTGTGCACCGGTGATTGGCCCGATGGCGATATCCTCCGCCCCGCGGGAATCGCCGGTGGTGCTCGGCCATTTGCTGAACGCACGTGTCTAAGAGGTGTATCGGTTCTGCACGGTGGTAGACGAGTGGGCGCGTTGCCCCGCTCCACGGGGCGGCACCCCTTCGTTTCCACTGGAGATGGGAACACGGGTCTCCCGCCAGTCGCCTGGGAATATTGGATACTATAGATGGTAGTACTCGGTGCAATGATTCCCACGGAGAACGGGTGGATCCTATGGGACCGCATGGCTCTGCCCATAAAATTTAGACAGGTTATTATACCATGAAATTGTTAGCTCCCGCTGAATAGTTCACTGAAAATGAACTTCACGACGTGAAGTTCATCCCATTTTCCAGTGGAAACAAGGGGGTCTCCCCCCCGCGCATCCCGGTGGCCTCTGTGATCATGGGAGAATACCCGCGCTCGCGGGACAGAATGGCAAATGAACTGCATTTCCAGGGGAAAAGGGAAGTTTATCACCGTTCCAAACAGGTGATTTTTTGAGGGTTGACGGGATATGATGATATCCCGGGGCATGGGATGTCTGACGACGCGAGCGCACCACTGGGTCTTTTCAAGAAATACCTCGAGACAAACAGGATCTTCAAGAACCGCGAGGTCCTCCGGCACTCTTACCGGCCCCAGTTTCTCCCGCACAGGCGTCCCCAGATAGACCAGGTCGCCGCGATCCTCGCCCCCGCACTCCGGCACGAGACGCCCTCAAACATCCTCATCTACGGCAAGACGGGCACGGGCAAGACCGCCGTCGTCCGGTACGTGGGGGCCGAGCTCGAGGCCGCCGGGGCGCACATGGGCACGGTCTGCAGGGTCGTCCACCTCAACTGCGAGGTCATCGACACCCAGTACAGGGTCCTCGCGCAGATCTCCAAGACGCTCCTTGGGGAGGACGAGACCGGGAGCGACAGGACGAGGCCCCACATCCCCATGACAGGGTGGCCGACGGACCAGGTCTACACCGAGCTCAAGAACCAGCTTGAGAACATGGGGGGCGTCCTCGTGATCGTCCTCGACGAGATCGACAAGCTCGTCAAGAAGAGCGGCGACGAGACGCTCTACAACCTCTCCCGGATCAACTCCGACCTGAAGAGGTCGAAGGTGAGCATGATAGGGATCTCAAACGACCTCTCCTTCAAGGACTTCCTCGACCCCCGCGTCCTCTCCTCGCTCTCCGAGGAGGAACTCGTCTTTCCCCCCTACAATGCCCCCCAGCTCTGCGACATCCTCACGCAGCGCGCGGAGATGGCGTTCAACGACGGGGTCCTCGATGAAGGCGTCATCCCCCTCTGCGCCGCGCTCGCCGCGCAGGAACACGGGGACGCGCGCAGGGCGCTTGACCTCCTGCGGGTCTCCGGCGAGATCGCCGAGAGGGAGGAGGCCGACAGGGTGACCGAGGCCCACGTGAAGATGGCGCAGGCAAAGATAGAGACGGACTCGATGCTCGAGTGCATCGCCACGCTCCCGATGCAGAGCAAGGTCGTGCTCTACGCGATGCTCCTCCTCGACCAGATGGGCCACACGATCTTCACGAGCGGCGAGGTGAGCAGGATCTACAAGGAGATCGCCCCCGAGCTCGACCTCGACGTCCTCACGCACCGGAGGATCACCGACCTCATCTCGGAGCTGAACATGCTCGGTGTCATCAACACCCGCGTGGTGAGCCGGGGGAGGTACGGGAGGACAAAGGAGATGTGGTTCGATACGAATACACGGAAACTGTGGGAAGTGATCACCTCGGATGCCCGCCTCGACGCCCACCGGTTCACAAAGAAGAACATCCATTGGTCACAAAACCTCTTTAGGTGAACCACCCATGGACGAGAAAGACCTCCTCCTCCTCCAGCTCCTCGAGGAGAACAGCCGCCTGACCACCGAGGACCTCGCCGTCATGGCCGAGATGGCCCCGGAGGAGGTGGCGGCACGGGTCGAGAACCTCGAGAAGTCGGGGGTGATCCTGAGCTACACCGCGGTGATCGACTGGGAGAAGGCCGGGAACGGCGGGGTGTCTGCCATCATCGACCTGAAGGTGAACCCCGAGCGCGACTTCGGGTACGATCGGATCGCCCAGCGCATCGCCCGTTTCCGGCAGGTGCGGTCGCTTCGGCTCATCACGGGGGCGTACGACCTCCAGCTCATCGTGACGGGCAAGACCATGCAGGAGGTCGCCCGGTTCGTGTCCGAGTACATCGCCCCGATGGACAGGATCCGGGAGACCGCGACGCACATCATCATGAAGAGCTACAAGGAGAACGGCCGGACCTTCTCCGGGAAGGAAGAGGGCGAACGCATCCCCTACTCCCTGTGAGGCAACGATGAGGGACTTTGTCTCGAGGAGGGC of Methanolinea sp. contains these proteins:
- a CDS encoding MogA/MoaB family molybdenum cofactor biosynthesis protein, with product MKREHERPVDARAAVITVSSSRTRETDRSGGAILSLLSEKGIPVAHYAIVKDDIVAIRREFHAAIGDCNCIILNGGTGISPDDCTIEAIAPLLDKVIDGFGELFRQKSAAEVGTSAILSRALAGTCGERVVFCLPGSPAAVTLAVREIILPELRHLLSHARRRGEGGQPG
- a CDS encoding ORC1-type DNA replication protein yields the protein MSDDASAPLGLFKKYLETNRIFKNREVLRHSYRPQFLPHRRPQIDQVAAILAPALRHETPSNILIYGKTGTGKTAVVRYVGAELEAAGAHMGTVCRVVHLNCEVIDTQYRVLAQISKTLLGEDETGSDRTRPHIPMTGWPTDQVYTELKNQLENMGGVLVIVLDEIDKLVKKSGDETLYNLSRINSDLKRSKVSMIGISNDLSFKDFLDPRVLSSLSEEELVFPPYNAPQLCDILTQRAEMAFNDGVLDEGVIPLCAALAAQEHGDARRALDLLRVSGEIAEREEADRVTEAHVKMAQAKIETDSMLECIATLPMQSKVVLYAMLLLDQMGHTIFTSGEVSRIYKEIAPELDLDVLTHRRITDLISELNMLGVINTRVVSRGRYGRTKEMWFDTNTRKLWEVITSDARLDAHRFTKKNIHWSQNLFR
- a CDS encoding Lrp/AsnC family transcriptional regulator — its product is MDEKDLLLLQLLEENSRLTTEDLAVMAEMAPEEVAARVENLEKSGVILSYTAVIDWEKAGNGGVSAIIDLKVNPERDFGYDRIAQRIARFRQVRSLRLITGAYDLQLIVTGKTMQEVARFVSEYIAPMDRIRETATHIIMKSYKENGRTFSGKEEGERIPYSL